Proteins found in one Pelobacter seleniigenes DSM 18267 genomic segment:
- the lptC gene encoding LPS export ABC transporter periplasmic protein LptC, with the protein MKAKHILALVIIVAVGTLAAVIWSHLREQEPAAILETMPGDVDLALTDLHYTHNEDGQKRWVLDAKSAEYQRQSQLVSLAALHLDFFDAGPFAELNVTAGQGTLDQNTNRIELWEHVEVTSSRGDNLITERLNYNEQARRLSTDEPLVYQGPGLKVTGVGLDVEIDRGYLLVKKNVRAVFQPAANGSR; encoded by the coding sequence TTGAAAGCAAAACACATTTTAGCGCTGGTGATCATTGTGGCCGTCGGCACTTTGGCAGCGGTGATCTGGAGTCATTTGCGGGAGCAGGAGCCGGCCGCGATCCTGGAGACCATGCCGGGAGATGTTGATCTGGCGTTAACCGATCTTCACTACACGCATAATGAAGACGGCCAAAAACGCTGGGTCCTCGACGCCAAGAGTGCCGAGTATCAGCGGCAGAGTCAGTTGGTCAGCCTGGCTGCGTTGCATCTGGATTTTTTTGATGCCGGCCCGTTTGCCGAATTGAATGTCACCGCCGGGCAGGGAACGCTGGATCAGAACACCAACCGGATTGAGCTCTGGGAGCATGTTGAGGTAACCTCCAGTCGCGGCGACAACCTGATCACCGAACGCCTGAACTACAATGAGCAGGCCCGCCGGTTGAGTACGGATGAGCCGCTGGTTTATCAGGGACCCGGCTTGAAAGTGACTGGAGTCGGGTTGGATGTGGAGATCGACCGCGGCTACCTGCTGGTGAAAAAAAACGTTCGGGCGGTTTTTCAGCCCGCTGCAAATGGATCACGATAA
- a CDS encoding KdsC family phosphatase, with the protein MEKKLAAIKLLLLDVDGVLTDGRIIYDNQGNELKAFDVKDGHGLKLLQRSGVKVGIITGRSSAVVAKRAQELGIEILYQGALSKLGPYQEILAEQGLSDEQVAYVGDDVVDLPILRRVGFSATVADAVPDVPPLVDYVTTRPGGRGAVREICDLILRANGAWQELTERYFKA; encoded by the coding sequence ATGGAGAAAAAGCTGGCTGCAATCAAACTGCTCCTGCTGGATGTCGATGGGGTTTTGACGGACGGACGGATTATTTACGATAATCAGGGTAACGAACTGAAAGCCTTTGACGTCAAAGACGGCCATGGGCTGAAACTGCTGCAGCGGTCCGGAGTCAAAGTCGGGATTATTACCGGCCGCTCTTCCGCCGTTGTTGCCAAGCGTGCCCAGGAACTCGGTATCGAGATCCTTTATCAGGGAGCCTTGAGCAAACTTGGCCCCTATCAGGAGATTCTCGCCGAACAGGGGCTGAGCGACGAACAGGTAGCCTATGTCGGCGACGATGTCGTTGATCTGCCGATTCTGCGCCGGGTCGGTTTCAGCGCCACGGTGGCCGATGCCGTTCCGGATGTCCCGCCGTTGGTCGATTATGTGACCACACGCCCCGGCGGACGTGGTGCGGTGCGCGAAATCTGTGACCTGATCTTGCGCGCCAACGGCGCTTGGCAGGAGTTGACCGAGCGCTATTTTAAAGCCTGA